The Odocoileus virginianus isolate 20LAN1187 ecotype Illinois chromosome 12, Ovbor_1.2, whole genome shotgun sequence genome has a segment encoding these proteins:
- the PRSS48 gene encoding LOW QUALITY PROTEIN: serine protease 48 (The sequence of the model RefSeq protein was modified relative to this genomic sequence to represent the inferred CDS: deleted 1 base in 1 codon): MGPVGCAFLLSLLLGSFLSSFQKKTLQSVCGRPVHSGRVVGGKDAAAMRWPWQVSLKFSNFHICGGSLISDRWIVTAAHCLQPTWIPFLYTVWLGSIHINNLGEGVIHHVSRMVIHPTYNNASGDIALLRLFTRVTYSSSILPICLSNVKKKQLIVPGSCWVTGWGKLREGDADNPTTLQEAEVPIIEHQKCENIYNPLAPFLPQAQPVIEETMVCAGDLNKGKDTCQGDSGGPLACHIDGIWILIGLSSWGTGCGTSFPGVYTNVTYYQKWIMSVISRAEVLGANNLTYLTSYSLLYCFLWLYWDPPVPLGLTFYQDSRKCS; this comes from the exons ATGGGTCCTGTGGGCTGTGCCTTCCTGCTGTCCCTCCTGCTGG GGTCTTTCCTATcctcttttcaaaagaaaacccTCCAGTCAG TGTGTGGACGACCTGTACACTCAGGCCGTGTTGTGGGTGGCAAGGATGCTGCTGCCATGCGCTGGCCTTGGCAGGTCAGCCTGAAGTTCTCCAACTTCCACATCTGTGGGGGCTCCCTCATCAGTGATAGGTGGATAGTCACAGCAGCACACTGCTTACAACC GACATGGATTCCTTTCTTATACACTGTGTGGCTGGGGTCAATTCATATCAACAATCTAGGCGAAGGCGTGATACATCATGTGAGCCGAATGGTCATCCATCCCACATACAATAATGCCAGTGGGGACATTGCCCTGCTGCGGTTGTTCACTAGAGTCACCTACAGTTCTTCCATCCTGCCCATCTGCTTGTCCAATGTCAAAAAAAAGCAGTTGATAGTTCCAGGCTCTTGCTGGGTGACTGGATGGGGAAAACTGCGAGAAGGAG ATGCTGATAACCCTACCACACTCCAGGAAGCAGAAGTACCCATCATTGAACACCAGAAATGTGAAAACATATACAACCCACTGGCCCCCTTCTTGCCGCAAGCACAGCCGGTCATCGAGGAAACCATGGTGTGTGCCGGTGATCTTAACAAAGGGAAGGACACCTGCCAG GGTGATTCTGGAGGGCCTCTGGCATGTCATATTGATGGTATATGGATCCTGATAGGGTTGTCAAGCTGGGGAACAGGATGTGGTACTTCTTTTCCTGGAGTCTACACCAATGTGACCTACTACCAAAAATGGATTATGTCTGTTATCTCAAGAGCTGAGGTCTTAGGTGCAAACAACCTG ACTTATCTGACTTCTTATTCTCTATTGTACTGCTTTCTCTGGCTCTACTGGGACCCTCCTGTGCCTTTGGGTCTAACATTTTACCAGGACAGTAGGAAGTGTAGCTGA